A single window of Methanoculleus oceani DNA harbors:
- a CDS encoding DUF5611 family protein has product MQEYQIKRGYTKQLAESMIQGLRDQFGTEPGASPEGHYTIAYGALLRLEVWSGAEGKTLIVDTEANKDVDDETIIDTNRRFRNYLQQVTGYTAKERAKKAQQALKGKE; this is encoded by the coding sequence ATGCAGGAATACCAGATCAAGCGCGGATACACGAAACAACTCGCAGAATCTATGATTCAGGGCCTCCGCGACCAGTTCGGGACCGAACCCGGCGCATCACCGGAGGGCCACTACACCATCGCCTACGGAGCGCTCCTGCGCCTTGAGGTCTGGTCCGGTGCGGAAGGCAAGACACTGATCGTCGATACCGAGGCGAACAAGGATGTCGACGACGAGACGATCATCGACACCAACCGCCGGTTCCGCAACTACCTCCAGCAGGTGACCGGGTATACGGCGAAAGAGCGGGCGAAAAAGGCACAGCAGGCACTGAAGGGAAAGGAATAA
- a CDS encoding DHH family phosphoesterase, with the protein MGRSDKKSDSRGANLMQALSGRTETVVHLTHNDLDAVGSDAIHRRKYGDVFTIWASVGKFLSLFDAVAGSPGRGDLLSISDIGYQQGVEQRLAKARSNGWRIEWRDHHRWKDEEIRAVEKKTNFLHVDVATCATGIVARDLAAGDAVAEEIARVVCDYDLWKHQDPRSKMLGQVVMRKGCREYVRDNLVRGTIVDARIESEYAGIVREMERDIGKSLRHTTIIEGDRYRIAFAPLYGYPSETAHAIRDELGTDVEVVVSGNGRISIRSVPPISHLIAREFSGGGHPHAAGGTFTFSLLDRLLFWLVKRNRHYRLLAEAAESIAQ; encoded by the coding sequence ATGGGCCGGAGCGATAAGAAGTCGGATAGCCGGGGCGCGAACCTGATGCAGGCGCTCTCCGGGAGGACGGAGACGGTCGTGCATCTCACGCACAACGACCTCGACGCCGTCGGGAGCGATGCCATTCACCGGAGGAAGTACGGGGACGTCTTCACCATCTGGGCTTCGGTCGGCAAGTTCCTCTCCCTCTTCGACGCCGTGGCCGGTTCTCCGGGGCGGGGCGACCTCCTCAGCATATCGGATATCGGCTACCAGCAGGGCGTCGAGCAGCGGCTCGCCAAAGCACGGTCGAACGGGTGGCGGATCGAGTGGCGGGACCACCACCGCTGGAAGGACGAGGAGATCCGGGCCGTCGAGAAGAAGACGAACTTCCTCCATGTCGACGTCGCCACCTGCGCCACCGGGATCGTCGCACGCGACCTCGCCGCAGGCGACGCGGTGGCGGAGGAGATCGCGCGGGTCGTCTGCGACTACGACCTCTGGAAGCACCAGGACCCCCGGTCGAAGATGCTCGGCCAGGTGGTGATGCGGAAGGGCTGCCGGGAGTACGTCCGCGACAACCTTGTCCGGGGCACGATCGTCGATGCGAGGATCGAGAGCGAGTACGCGGGGATCGTCCGGGAGATGGAGCGGGACATCGGAAAGAGCCTTCGGCACACCACCATCATCGAGGGCGATCGCTACCGGATCGCGTTCGCTCCCCTCTACGGCTACCCGAGCGAGACCGCCCACGCCATCCGCGACGAACTCGGCACCGACGTCGAGGTGGTCGTCTCGGGAAACGGCCGCATCTCCATCCGCTCCGTCCCCCCGATCAGCCACCTCATAGCCCGGGAGTTCTCCGGCGGCGGCCACCCCCACGCGGCCGGGGGCACGTTTACGTTCAGCCTCCTCGACCGCCTTCTCTTCTGGCTCGTAAAACGGAACCGCCACTACCGCCTCCTTGCGGAAGCGGCGGAGTCTATCGCGCAATAA
- a CDS encoding DUF473 domain-containing protein, with protein sequence MKYAALTGISPSVIAELKSGKARTLELNSAHNIITLTETTPGECIFVTSVNEEDLSPGDPGIMVDLLVLNISMKRIEVANPFFFEERERMSARIKVQFRGTTIARDVEGRKWGDPTKVEIIRSACYRAG encoded by the coding sequence ATGAAGTATGCAGCATTAACCGGAATCTCGCCGTCGGTCATTGCCGAACTCAAGAGCGGCAAGGCCCGCACCCTCGAATTGAACAGCGCCCACAACATCATCACGCTGACCGAGACCACACCTGGGGAGTGCATCTTCGTAACGTCGGTCAACGAGGAGGACCTCTCCCCCGGAGACCCGGGGATCATGGTCGATCTCCTCGTCCTCAACATCAGCATGAAACGGATCGAGGTCGCCAACCCGTTCTTCTTCGAGGAGCGGGAGCGGATGTCGGCCCGGATCAAGGTCCAGTTCCGGGGAACGACCATCGCCCGCGACGTGGAAGGGCGGAAGTGGGGGGACCCGACCAAGGTCGAGATCATCAGGTCGGCATGTTACCGGGCCGGCTGA
- a CDS encoding proteasome assembly chaperone family protein — translation MDDIKVISRALAGAEKTVLIGFPGSGLVGSIALQYLVEQMEFEQIGAITSKYFPPVALMTKGVINAPVRLYEKDHLAAVISDVPIHPMICYEVANGIMDWLTQFDIREIVTIAGIITNEPEKRVFGVATSSGTLQRLEDQTIILPMGSISGVAASILTECKTRGIPGIGLLGETVNTPDPRSSAATIEVLNKIYNLNLDIQPLLEQAVEIEAAMSQIAEQVQKTEAAPRREQLPMYG, via the coding sequence ATGGACGATATAAAGGTCATATCCAGAGCGCTTGCCGGCGCCGAAAAAACGGTGTTGATCGGATTCCCCGGCAGCGGACTCGTCGGGAGTATTGCCCTGCAGTACCTCGTCGAACAGATGGAGTTCGAGCAGATCGGGGCGATCACGAGCAAATACTTCCCGCCGGTCGCCCTCATGACGAAGGGCGTGATCAATGCCCCCGTACGCCTCTACGAGAAGGATCACCTCGCCGCAGTCATCTCCGACGTCCCCATCCACCCGATGATCTGCTACGAGGTGGCGAACGGCATCATGGACTGGCTCACCCAGTTCGACATCAGGGAGATCGTCACGATCGCAGGGATCATCACGAACGAGCCGGAAAAGAGGGTCTTCGGGGTCGCGACCAGCAGCGGGACGCTGCAGCGTCTCGAGGACCAGACGATCATTCTTCCCATGGGAAGCATCTCCGGCGTCGCGGCAAGCATCCTCACGGAGTGCAAGACGCGGGGCATCCCGGGGATAGGACTCCTCGGGGAGACGGTGAACACCCCCGACCCGCGCTCCTCCGCGGCCACGATTGAGGTCTTGAACAAGATCTACAACCTCAACCTGGACATCCAGCCGCTGCTCGAACAGGCGGTGGAGATCGAGGCGGCGATGTCCCAGATCGCCGAGCAGGTTCAGAAGACCGAGGCCGCGCCCCGGAGAGAGCAGCTGCCGATGTACGGGTGA
- the leuS gene encoding leucine--tRNA ligase, which produces MQSNERECIARWEHAFEADPAEKEKYYLTVAYPYPSGAMHVGHGRTYIVPDVLARYQRMRGRQVLFPMAFHVTGTPVIGISKRIANGDAKTIGLYRDLYRVPQDVLNRFIDPMEIVRHFSEEYRRVMQKSGLSIDWRRRFITVDPQYSKFIEWQYKHLHEDEHVVRGAHPVKYCPQCENPVGDHDLLEGEKAEIIKFTLVVFSWGDAKIPCATLRPETVYGVTNLWVNPETTYVRVMLDSGEWIVSREAAAKLVLQDHDVRITGEIPGTELIDLTVSHPLSGDVPVLPATFVDPDMGTGIVMSVPAHAPFDYIALRDLQQQGKYTSIRPIPLISVEGYGEIPAEDAVERAGIRDQNDPGMEALTQEVYSAEFSRGKVFEKYGGKPVREARDDVAALMMERYGSIPMYEFDNRQVICRCGGRVFVKILHDQWFLEYSDPCWKEQVKTQLEEMALVPPEVRTEFDRTVDWLKDWACTRRVGLGTKLPWDPTWIIEPLSDSTIYMAYYTIAHHLKAIPPENLTPEVFEYIFKGEGNPDTVDRETLERIRSEFLYWYPYDFRFSAKDLISNHLTFQLFHHRAIFPQDLQPKGMVVFGMGLLNGAKMSSSKGNVFLLEDALEEFGADTVRMFLVGSAEPWQDFDWRNELVSSTRKQIERFWNTVDEAKEARGASEIDAWLASRLQRRIGSATAALDSFQTRQALQEAFFGVEADLKWYRRRLPEGAAGGAVMQELCRTWVRLLAPIIPFTCEALWSEIGGEGMVSFASWPDVDEARINPEVELAEELLARTVEDIESIVKLIPMEPTSISLFVSPAWKHEAFRIIAASADKTRVMREIMQNEGMRKRGREATDAAKQITKLVLKLPPELVKQLAASPPDELAVLEGARQFLEHEFGVPVTVKNAEESTHPKASGALPFKPAIVIE; this is translated from the coding sequence ATGCAGAGCAACGAACGGGAGTGCATCGCCCGGTGGGAGCACGCGTTCGAGGCCGATCCGGCAGAGAAGGAGAAGTACTACCTGACCGTGGCGTACCCGTATCCAAGCGGAGCGATGCACGTCGGACACGGGCGGACCTACATCGTCCCGGACGTCCTCGCCCGTTACCAGCGGATGAGGGGGAGACAGGTCCTCTTCCCGATGGCGTTCCACGTCACCGGCACCCCGGTCATCGGGATATCGAAGAGGATCGCAAACGGCGATGCAAAGACGATCGGGCTCTACCGCGACCTCTATCGGGTGCCGCAGGACGTCCTCAATCGGTTCATCGACCCGATGGAGATTGTCCGGCACTTCTCGGAGGAGTACCGGCGCGTGATGCAGAAGTCCGGGCTCTCGATCGACTGGCGGCGCCGGTTCATCACCGTCGACCCCCAGTACAGCAAGTTCATCGAGTGGCAGTACAAGCACCTGCACGAGGACGAACACGTCGTCAGGGGGGCCCACCCGGTCAAGTACTGTCCCCAGTGCGAGAACCCGGTCGGCGATCACGACCTGCTCGAGGGCGAGAAGGCCGAGATCATCAAATTCACCCTGGTGGTCTTCTCCTGGGGCGATGCGAAGATCCCGTGCGCAACGCTCCGGCCCGAGACGGTCTACGGCGTGACGAACCTCTGGGTGAACCCGGAGACCACCTACGTGCGGGTGATGCTTGATAGCGGGGAGTGGATCGTGAGCCGGGAGGCAGCGGCGAAACTCGTCCTGCAGGACCACGACGTCCGGATCACGGGAGAGATCCCGGGAACGGAACTCATCGACCTGACGGTTTCCCACCCACTCTCCGGCGACGTCCCCGTCCTTCCGGCGACATTCGTCGACCCGGATATGGGAACCGGCATCGTCATGAGCGTTCCGGCCCACGCACCCTTCGATTACATCGCGCTCCGCGACCTGCAGCAGCAGGGGAAGTACACGTCCATCCGGCCGATCCCGCTCATCTCCGTCGAGGGCTACGGCGAGATCCCGGCAGAGGACGCGGTCGAGCGGGCGGGCATCCGCGACCAGAACGACCCGGGGATGGAAGCGCTCACCCAGGAGGTCTACAGCGCCGAGTTCTCCCGCGGGAAGGTTTTTGAGAAGTACGGCGGAAAGCCGGTGCGAGAGGCCCGGGACGACGTGGCGGCGCTGATGATGGAGCGCTACGGTTCGATCCCGATGTACGAGTTCGACAACCGCCAGGTCATCTGCCGGTGCGGCGGCAGGGTCTTTGTGAAGATCCTCCACGACCAGTGGTTCCTGGAGTACAGTGACCCATGCTGGAAGGAGCAGGTGAAGACCCAGCTCGAGGAGATGGCGCTCGTCCCGCCCGAGGTCAGGACCGAGTTCGACCGGACGGTCGACTGGCTGAAAGACTGGGCCTGCACCCGGCGGGTGGGGCTCGGCACGAAGCTCCCCTGGGACCCGACCTGGATCATCGAGCCGCTCTCCGACTCGACGATCTACATGGCCTACTACACGATCGCCCATCACCTGAAAGCCATCCCGCCGGAGAACCTGACGCCGGAGGTCTTCGAGTATATCTTCAAGGGCGAGGGGAACCCCGATACCGTCGACCGCGAGACGCTTGAGAGGATCAGGAGCGAGTTCCTCTACTGGTACCCCTACGACTTCCGGTTCTCGGCAAAGGACCTCATCTCGAACCACCTCACGTTCCAGCTCTTCCACCACCGGGCGATCTTCCCGCAGGACCTGCAGCCGAAGGGCATGGTGGTCTTCGGCATGGGTCTCCTGAACGGGGCGAAGATGTCGTCGAGCAAGGGCAACGTCTTCCTGCTCGAGGACGCTCTCGAGGAGTTCGGTGCCGATACGGTCAGGATGTTCCTCGTCGGGAGCGCCGAGCCCTGGCAGGACTTCGACTGGAGGAACGAATTAGTCTCGTCGACGAGAAAGCAGATAGAACGGTTCTGGAACACGGTCGATGAGGCAAAGGAGGCCCGGGGCGCTTCCGAGATCGACGCCTGGCTCGCGAGCAGGCTCCAGCGCCGCATCGGGAGCGCCACAGCAGCGCTCGATTCGTTCCAGACCCGACAGGCGCTGCAGGAGGCGTTCTTCGGGGTGGAGGCCGACCTGAAGTGGTACCGCCGCCGCCTGCCGGAGGGCGCGGCCGGCGGGGCCGTGATGCAGGAACTCTGCCGTACCTGGGTGCGGCTGCTCGCCCCGATCATCCCCTTCACCTGCGAGGCGCTCTGGAGCGAGATCGGCGGGGAGGGCATGGTCTCCTTCGCCTCCTGGCCGGATGTGGACGAGGCCCGGATCAACCCGGAGGTCGAGCTCGCCGAAGAACTCCTCGCCCGGACGGTCGAGGATATCGAGTCGATCGTGAAACTCATCCCGATGGAGCCCACGTCCATCAGCCTCTTCGTATCCCCGGCCTGGAAGCACGAAGCGTTCCGGATCATCGCGGCCTCGGCCGACAAGACGAGGGTGATGCGGGAGATCATGCAGAACGAAGGGATGCGCAAGCGCGGCCGCGAGGCGACGGACGCGGCGAAGCAGATCACGAAGCTCGTGCTGAAACTGCCGCCCGAGCTCGTGAAGCAGCTCGCAGCGTCGCCGCCCGACGAACTGGCGGTCCTCGAGGGTGCACGGCAGTTCCTGGAGCACGAGTTCGGCGTGCCGGTGACGGTCAAGAACGCCGAGGAGAGCACGCACCCGAAGGCGTCGGGAGCCCTGCCCTTCAAGCCGGCGATTGTGATCGAGTAG
- the metG gene encoding methionine--tRNA ligase produces the protein MSGKPLLVTCGLPYTNGPCHIGHLRTYVPADFYVRYMRRSGEDVVFVCGSDNHGTPIVISAEQEGSTPRVLSERYHQHFYDTFRRMEVVFDRFGMTDDAMNHETTRSIVERLIENGYVYARTISQSYCPDCERFLPDRYVEGICPHCGAVARGDECDQGCGQHLEPGEIKDAVCKVCGGKAEYREQEHYFFRLSAFREFLLEYLPDLRGTSTARNYALGWVKELLHDWCITRTLDWGVKFPGSDDLVVYVWVDAPIGYISFTKEWAQSAGADWKDYWCGDETGVTHFIGGDIIYHHCIFWPALLKAAGYGLPHAVVASGMVTIEGRKFSKSRGYVVWTNDDYLDMGLPADYLRYYLLSYTNHTKELDFSWKVYAERVNNEIVGTLGNFIYRTMYFAEKEFSGVPDLAPRPAVLEEIERSLAGIDALMRDYDFKNAVDSMMALASFGNGYIQNNAPWKLIKEDRAAAEQAIADCLQIVKALALVFEPLMPESMQRAWTMLGYEDSIADHPIAEATAPVGARTLAKPSTLFVKVEEAQVKDLEATLNLRVEKAKEAAAPKMPVVSLDEFGNLDIRVAKVVSAEPIKGSKKLYKLVVDLGNEKRQVVSGIAQFYAPEELVGKDVALIANLAPAKIFGVESRGMILAAGDEASLLVPLRPVSPGTKVR, from the coding sequence ATGAGTGGTAAGCCGTTGCTGGTAACGTGCGGGCTCCCGTACACGAACGGTCCCTGCCATATCGGGCACCTGAGGACCTACGTACCGGCGGATTTTTACGTGCGGTATATGCGCCGGTCCGGGGAGGACGTCGTCTTTGTATGCGGTTCCGACAACCACGGGACGCCGATCGTGATCAGCGCCGAGCAGGAGGGTTCGACCCCCCGCGTCCTCTCGGAGCGCTATCACCAGCACTTCTACGATACGTTCCGGCGGATGGAGGTCGTCTTCGACCGGTTCGGCATGACCGACGATGCCATGAACCACGAGACCACCCGGTCGATCGTCGAGCGGCTCATCGAGAACGGCTACGTCTACGCCAGGACCATCAGCCAGAGTTACTGCCCGGACTGCGAACGGTTCCTCCCCGACCGTTATGTGGAGGGGATCTGCCCCCACTGCGGGGCCGTCGCCCGGGGCGACGAGTGCGACCAGGGGTGCGGGCAGCACCTCGAGCCCGGCGAGATCAAGGATGCGGTCTGCAAGGTCTGCGGCGGGAAGGCGGAGTACCGGGAGCAGGAGCACTACTTCTTCAGGCTCTCGGCATTCCGCGAGTTCCTCCTCGAGTATCTCCCGGACCTCCGGGGCACGTCCACCGCCCGGAACTACGCCCTCGGGTGGGTGAAGGAGCTCCTCCACGACTGGTGCATCACCCGGACGCTCGACTGGGGCGTCAAATTCCCGGGGAGCGACGACCTCGTCGTCTACGTCTGGGTCGACGCACCGATCGGCTACATATCGTTCACAAAGGAGTGGGCGCAGAGTGCAGGGGCCGACTGGAAGGACTACTGGTGCGGCGACGAAACCGGGGTCACGCACTTCATCGGCGGCGACATCATCTACCACCACTGCATCTTCTGGCCGGCGCTCCTCAAGGCGGCGGGCTACGGCCTCCCGCACGCGGTGGTCGCAAGCGGCATGGTCACGATCGAGGGCAGGAAGTTCTCGAAGTCCCGGGGCTACGTCGTCTGGACGAACGACGACTATCTTGATATGGGGCTCCCGGCGGACTACCTCCGCTACTACCTCCTCTCCTACACGAACCACACAAAGGAGCTCGACTTCTCCTGGAAGGTCTACGCCGAGCGGGTGAACAACGAGATCGTCGGGACGCTCGGGAACTTCATCTACCGGACGATGTACTTCGCCGAGAAGGAGTTCTCGGGCGTGCCCGACCTTGCCCCTCGCCCGGCCGTCCTCGAGGAGATCGAGCGGTCGCTCGCCGGCATCGACGCCCTGATGCGGGACTACGACTTCAAGAACGCCGTCGATTCGATGATGGCTTTAGCGTCGTTTGGGAACGGCTATATCCAGAACAACGCCCCCTGGAAGCTGATCAAGGAGGACAGGGCCGCGGCAGAGCAGGCGATCGCCGACTGCCTCCAGATCGTGAAAGCGCTCGCCCTCGTCTTCGAACCCCTGATGCCCGAGTCGATGCAACGGGCCTGGACGATGCTCGGCTACGAGGACAGCATCGCCGACCACCCGATCGCCGAGGCCACGGCGCCGGTGGGGGCCCGCACACTCGCAAAGCCCTCTACCCTCTTTGTGAAGGTCGAGGAGGCCCAGGTCAAAGACCTTGAGGCGACCCTTAATCTGCGGGTCGAGAAGGCAAAGGAGGCGGCCGCACCGAAGATGCCCGTCGTCTCGCTCGATGAGTTCGGAAATCTCGATATCCGGGTCGCAAAGGTCGTCTCGGCCGAACCGATCAAGGGCTCGAAGAAACTCTACAAACTCGTCGTTGACTTAGGAAACGAGAAGCGCCAGGTGGTCAGCGGGATCGCGCAGTTCTACGCCCCCGAAGAACTGGTGGGCAAAGACGTGGCGCTGATCGCAAACCTCGCCCCGGCAAAGATCTTCGGCGTCGAGAGCCGGGGGATGATCCTCGCCGCTGGCGACGAGGCCTCCCTTCTTGTTCCTCTCCGGCCGGTAAGCCCGGGGACGAAGGTCAGATAA
- a CDS encoding hemerythrin domain-containing protein — MDQDIIEAIRQDHEQIMKVLDDLGVHGRATSEAYSVARGLLYSHMYGEEVTIYERMRSEMYERIEDSLAEHNSIRICLDRLDRIEIGTEWVPTIQVLKRRVQFHIDSEERLLKAAESFIDTSERFEIAERFQRAKGAQSSYTLA, encoded by the coding sequence GTGGACCAGGATATTATTGAGGCGATCCGGCAGGATCACGAGCAGATTATGAAGGTGCTGGACGATCTGGGAGTGCACGGCCGCGCAACCTCCGAGGCCTACAGCGTCGCCAGGGGATTACTGTACTCGCATATGTACGGTGAGGAAGTGACGATATACGAGCGGATGAGGTCAGAAATGTATGAGCGGATCGAAGATTCCCTTGCCGAACACAACTCAATCAGGATCTGCCTGGATCGACTGGACCGGATCGAGATTGGAACGGAATGGGTGCCTACCATTCAGGTTCTGAAACGGCGGGTGCAGTTCCATATCGATAGCGAAGAGCGGCTGCTCAAGGCGGCCGAATCGTTCATTGATACATCAGAACGGTTCGAGATAGCAGAACGCTTCCAGCGTGCCAAAGGGGCGCAATCCAGTTACACCCTGGCATGA
- a CDS encoding class I SAM-dependent methyltransferase has protein sequence MSPPEEYADEAEFYSERIIRRTGHGTLLHLGCGGGHLDLWLKGRFTLTGVDMSEEMLALARRLNPEATYISGDMRTVRLGRTFDAVIAHDAINYMLTPEDLRAVFETAYLHLRPGGIFLTLVERRSERFLQNRTDCSAHTAGDIGLIFIQNEYDPDPSDSTYEVTLLYLIHRDGELEIVTDRHVCGIFPLSLWLDLLKEAGFSVSVEEYMEDGERYPVPVCIK, from the coding sequence ATCAGCCCTCCGGAGGAGTACGCAGACGAAGCGGAGTTCTACAGCGAGCGTATCATACGGCGGACCGGTCACGGAACGCTGCTCCATCTTGGTTGCGGTGGCGGACACCTCGATCTCTGGCTAAAAGGGCGCTTTACCCTGACCGGAGTCGATATGAGCGAGGAGATGCTCGCCCTTGCGCGCCGGTTGAACCCGGAGGCGACGTATATCTCCGGCGACATGCGGACCGTCCGGCTGGGGCGGACGTTCGATGCGGTCATTGCGCACGATGCGATCAACTACATGCTCACGCCAGAGGACCTCAGAGCGGTCTTCGAGACGGCGTACCTCCACCTCCGGCCGGGCGGGATCTTTCTTACGCTTGTGGAGCGGAGATCGGAACGGTTCCTGCAGAACCGGACGGATTGTTCGGCACACACCGCCGGTGATATCGGACTGATTTTTATCCAGAACGAGTACGACCCCGATCCCTCCGACAGTACCTACGAAGTGACGCTCCTCTACCTGATTCACCGCGACGGAGAACTCGAGATCGTTACCGACCGGCACGTCTGCGGAATCTTCCCGCTTTCGCTCTGGCTTGATCTCCTGAAAGAGGCGGGTTTTTCCGTCAGCGTTGAGGAGTATATGGAAGACGGCGAACGCTACCCGGTACCGGTCTGCATAAAATAG
- a CDS encoding phosphoribosylanthranilate isomerase has translation MRVKFCGTASLADMRCAIDAGCDAMGFIMGVTHQSSDFVTAAEAAKMIRHLPPFIEPVAVTHLQETEDLIGLVKESRCTTLQVQNAVEPSELDVIRYALPYLKIVKAVHVTDESAIETGKLYEPYADALILDTRTAAKIGGTGIPHDWNISAKIVANSAIPVILAGGLRPENVREAIRKVRPYGVDVHTGVKKDGVRNPERTLAFAREARNALLQD, from the coding sequence ATGCGTGTCAAATTCTGTGGAACAGCCAGCCTTGCGGATATGCGGTGCGCAATCGATGCGGGCTGCGACGCCATGGGGTTCATCATGGGCGTGACCCACCAGAGCAGCGATTTCGTAACGGCGGCAGAAGCCGCGAAGATGATACGTCATCTCCCGCCGTTCATCGAACCGGTCGCGGTCACCCACCTGCAGGAGACGGAGGACCTCATCGGGTTGGTGAAAGAATCGCGCTGCACGACGCTGCAGGTCCAGAACGCCGTCGAACCGTCCGAACTGGACGTCATCCGCTATGCCCTCCCGTACCTCAAGATCGTGAAAGCCGTTCATGTGACGGACGAATCGGCCATCGAGACAGGAAAACTCTATGAGCCTTACGCCGATGCGCTCATCCTCGACACCAGGACAGCGGCGAAGATCGGGGGGACGGGAATCCCTCACGACTGGAATATCAGTGCAAAAATCGTGGCAAACTCGGCAATTCCCGTGATACTCGCAGGAGGGCTCAGGCCGGAGAACGTTAGAGAGGCAATACGGAAGGTCCGCCCGTACGGAGTCGACGTGCATACCGGCGTCAAGAAAGACGGCGTCCGCAACCCGGAAAGAACCCTGGCTTTTGCCCGCGAAGCAAGAAACGCTCTGCTGCAAGATTGA